One stretch of Oceanipulchritudo coccoides DNA includes these proteins:
- the queA gene encoding tRNA preQ1(34) S-adenosylmethionine ribosyltransferase-isomerase QueA codes for MEAAQFDYHLPKESIAQVPADRRDQSRLLLVNRSTGQVADHLFHEIPDIFPQPVTCFRNTVSVLKARIHGERSGGGSVECLLLHPGTSGQATRWWCLLKPGKRLPVDSSFAIADVFTAKVLEKKEDGTALVDFALKKHHSVAELADQIGEMPLPPYIKREDVDPRKEMDNERYQTIYADPAKPYAAAAPTAGLHFTPGVVERMLASGIRFEDIALHVGLGTFKPIQTDLVESHIMHEEYYEIPQPARQALQAKDNRLKLAIGTTSLRAMEDFYRYSRKNEVPAEGTFGKNADIFIYPPDTFATDALLTNFHLPRSTLLCLVSAFLTPGSTDGISWLKQLYNAALKRGYRFYSYGDAMLIL; via the coding sequence GTGGAAGCGGCACAATTTGATTATCATTTACCGAAGGAATCCATCGCCCAGGTTCCTGCCGACCGGCGCGATCAGTCGCGACTGTTGCTGGTCAACCGGTCAACCGGCCAGGTGGCAGACCACCTCTTCCATGAAATTCCGGACATTTTCCCCCAGCCGGTTACCTGCTTTCGCAACACTGTTTCCGTGCTGAAAGCCCGGATTCACGGGGAAAGATCCGGTGGAGGATCAGTCGAGTGCCTCCTTCTCCATCCCGGTACCAGCGGCCAGGCAACCCGGTGGTGGTGCCTTCTGAAGCCCGGCAAGCGCTTGCCGGTCGACAGCTCATTCGCCATTGCGGATGTTTTCACAGCGAAAGTGCTGGAAAAGAAGGAGGATGGGACCGCTTTGGTGGATTTTGCGCTTAAAAAACATCATTCTGTGGCTGAACTGGCCGACCAAATCGGTGAAATGCCCCTGCCTCCCTATATTAAAAGGGAAGATGTTGATCCGCGCAAGGAGATGGACAACGAGCGCTACCAGACCATTTATGCGGATCCGGCCAAGCCTTACGCAGCTGCTGCACCGACCGCGGGCCTGCATTTCACGCCAGGCGTTGTGGAGCGTATGCTGGCCAGCGGCATCCGCTTTGAGGACATTGCCCTGCACGTCGGCCTCGGCACATTCAAGCCTATCCAGACCGACTTGGTCGAGTCTCACATCATGCACGAGGAATACTATGAGATTCCCCAACCTGCCCGACAGGCTTTGCAGGCCAAGGATAACCGGCTAAAGCTGGCCATCGGGACCACCTCCCTGCGCGCCATGGAGGATTTCTACCGGTACTCGAGAAAGAACGAAGTGCCCGCTGAGGGAACATTCGGAAAAAATGCCGATATCTTCATCTACCCACCGGATACCTTTGCGACAGATGCCCTCCTGACCAACTTTCACCTCCCCAGATCTACCCTGCTCTGCCTTGTCAGCGCTTTCCTGACTCCCGGGTCCACCGATGGGATTTCATGGCTCAAGCAGCTCTACAATGCCGCCCTCAAGCGTGGATATCGTTTTTACAGCTATGGCGATGCCATGCTGATCCTCTAA
- the acs gene encoding acetate--CoA ligase — MSDEQMESVMHEDRVFNPPETFRKSAHINSMDAYKAEHKRSLEDPEGYWAEVADDLHWFKKWDRVLDESEAPFYKWFAGGKTNICYNAVDRWADGPKAGKRAIVWEGEPGDQRELTYAQLKKEVSRFANVLKKLGIQKGDTIALYLPMTPELAIAVLACARIGAVHSVIFAGFSAESIKDRVLDGKSKMVITGDGGFRRGSVLPLKSVVDQGVAECDCIESVLVVPRNIGGERMKCDMQEGRDFWYDEVAATVSDECPCEEMDAEDLLFLLYTSGSTGKPKGIMHTVGGYSVFTYLTSKYIFDLQEDDIYWCTADVGWITGHSYIVYGPMQNGATVLMYEGAPNHPQPDRFWEIVDKHKVTIFYTAPTAIRAFMKWGDEWVDKHDLGSLRLLGSVGEPINPEAWMWYHEKIGKGRCPIVDTWWQTETGGILLSPLPGVTPTKPGSATLPFFGVDAAILDPAGNEVDTGLLAIRRPWPSILRGIWGDADRFKKTYWCNWDGKYYFPGDGARCDKDGYFWVVGRVDDVVNVSGHRIGTAELESVFVAHPLVAESAVIGVPHEVKGQGLVAFVLLRGTDADGSDDLRKELNDLVSEKIGKFARPEKIIFSADLPKTRSGKIMRRLLRDIACGNALGNVTTLADPSVVESLKKKYSS; from the coding sequence ATGAGTGACGAACAAATGGAATCTGTGATGCATGAGGACCGGGTTTTCAACCCTCCTGAAACCTTCCGCAAAAGCGCCCACATCAACTCGATGGACGCCTACAAGGCGGAGCACAAGCGAAGCCTTGAGGATCCCGAGGGATATTGGGCTGAGGTGGCCGATGATCTGCACTGGTTCAAAAAGTGGGATCGTGTGCTCGATGAATCAGAAGCGCCCTTTTACAAGTGGTTTGCGGGTGGAAAAACCAACATTTGTTACAATGCGGTGGACCGATGGGCTGATGGCCCCAAGGCCGGCAAGCGTGCGATCGTCTGGGAGGGAGAGCCCGGTGATCAGCGGGAGTTGACATATGCGCAATTGAAAAAGGAGGTCAGCCGATTTGCCAATGTTCTCAAGAAATTGGGTATCCAAAAAGGAGATACAATTGCTCTTTACCTGCCGATGACCCCTGAGCTGGCCATTGCTGTTCTCGCCTGCGCGCGGATTGGGGCGGTTCATTCCGTCATTTTTGCGGGTTTCAGTGCTGAATCGATCAAGGATCGCGTGCTCGATGGAAAATCCAAGATGGTCATCACCGGGGACGGTGGTTTCCGTAGAGGGTCGGTGCTCCCGCTGAAGTCGGTTGTCGACCAGGGCGTTGCGGAGTGTGATTGTATTGAGAGCGTGTTGGTCGTCCCGCGCAACATTGGTGGTGAGCGCATGAAGTGTGACATGCAGGAAGGCCGGGACTTCTGGTATGATGAAGTGGCCGCGACTGTTTCCGACGAATGCCCCTGCGAGGAGATGGATGCCGAGGACCTGCTCTTTCTTCTCTACACCAGCGGCTCGACCGGCAAGCCAAAGGGGATCATGCACACCGTGGGCGGCTACAGCGTCTTCACGTACTTGACTTCCAAATACATTTTCGACCTGCAGGAAGACGATATCTATTGGTGCACCGCCGATGTCGGCTGGATCACAGGCCACTCATACATCGTTTATGGTCCAATGCAGAACGGGGCCACCGTATTGATGTACGAAGGCGCTCCCAATCATCCCCAGCCTGACCGCTTCTGGGAGATTGTCGACAAGCACAAGGTGACGATCTTTTATACCGCGCCAACGGCGATTCGCGCCTTCATGAAATGGGGTGATGAATGGGTCGACAAACATGACCTAGGCAGCTTGCGCCTTCTGGGGTCGGTGGGTGAACCGATCAACCCTGAGGCATGGATGTGGTATCATGAAAAGATCGGCAAGGGCCGATGCCCGATTGTCGATACCTGGTGGCAGACCGAGACCGGCGGCATTCTCCTCAGCCCCTTGCCCGGGGTCACACCGACCAAGCCCGGCTCAGCAACGCTGCCGTTCTTCGGTGTCGATGCGGCAATTCTCGATCCTGCGGGCAACGAAGTCGACACTGGCCTGTTGGCAATCCGTCGACCATGGCCCAGCATCCTGCGGGGCATCTGGGGCGATGCGGACCGTTTCAAGAAGACCTACTGGTGCAACTGGGACGGGAAGTATTATTTCCCGGGCGACGGAGCGCGTTGCGACAAGGACGGCTACTTCTGGGTAGTCGGCCGCGTGGACGATGTGGTTAATGTTTCCGGGCACCGGATTGGCACGGCCGAGCTGGAAAGCGTTTTTGTCGCGCATCCGCTGGTAGCGGAGAGTGCGGTGATCGGGGTCCCGCATGAGGTGAAAGGGCAGGGACTTGTCGCCTTTGTCCTCCTCCGTGGAACCGATGCCGATGGCAGCGACGACCTGCGCAAGGAATTGAATGACTTGGTCTCCGAAAAGATTGGAAAGTTTGCCCGTCCGGAGAAGATTATCTTTTCAGCAGACTTGCCGAAGACACGCTCAGGAAAGATCATGCGCCGGCTGTTGCGCGACATTGCCTGCGGTAACGCCTTGGGCAATGTCACGACCCTTGCCGATCCCAGCGTGGTTGAAAGCCTGAAGAAGAAGTACAGCTCCTGA
- a CDS encoding PfkB family carbohydrate kinase: MPDKLFIAKDRATLKGSQMDVITLTGNLLAEWTFETKALQPGTTHRAEAMTFQVGGKGVNVSRILKRLGSDSLAIGFAEGPMANLCSEWLENNSIPHKFFPLEQGVRPGVVVREFKGTQPETTFLGQDLPLPVTSWKATSQYVEQDRPKWLAICGSIPGWSGSWSRNIRQIAEAGTRVAVDTYGPPLSDLVKIPVDLVKVNRNELVRIYPEAEKLSLLEAITHAKKSSPVRNWIVTDGPRSIAAVFESGDKFEIVPAKIKEVSPTGSGDSFLAAILNKWPANGKYTDALAFASACATANAASSGIGDFPLPVPERFFPEIKKPD, encoded by the coding sequence GTGCCTGACAAACTCTTCATTGCCAAGGACCGCGCGACCCTCAAGGGTTCACAAATGGATGTGATCACATTGACCGGTAACCTCCTAGCAGAATGGACTTTTGAAACAAAAGCCCTCCAGCCAGGGACCACCCACCGCGCTGAAGCCATGACTTTCCAAGTTGGGGGAAAAGGTGTAAATGTCTCGCGCATCCTGAAGCGGCTTGGGAGCGATTCCCTGGCAATCGGATTCGCGGAAGGGCCAATGGCCAATCTCTGCTCGGAATGGCTCGAAAACAACTCAATCCCCCACAAGTTCTTTCCCCTTGAACAGGGTGTCCGTCCGGGTGTTGTGGTGAGGGAATTCAAGGGGACCCAACCGGAGACCACCTTTCTCGGCCAGGACTTGCCCCTTCCCGTTACATCATGGAAGGCCACCAGCCAATATGTGGAACAGGATCGGCCGAAATGGCTGGCCATCTGCGGAAGTATCCCGGGTTGGTCAGGATCATGGTCGCGGAATATCCGCCAGATTGCCGAGGCTGGCACGCGCGTTGCCGTCGACACCTACGGGCCTCCCCTGTCGGATCTGGTGAAGATTCCAGTTGATCTTGTTAAAGTGAACCGCAATGAGCTGGTCAGGATCTATCCGGAAGCCGAAAAACTTTCCCTTTTGGAAGCCATTACCCATGCGAAAAAATCCAGCCCGGTCCGTAACTGGATTGTCACCGATGGACCCCGGTCGATTGCCGCTGTATTTGAATCTGGTGACAAATTCGAGATTGTGCCGGCGAAAATCAAGGAAGTCTCCCCCACCGGTAGCGGGGATAGCTTTCTCGCGGCAATCCTTAACAAATGGCCTGCCAATGGCAAATATACGGATGCCCTCGCCTTCGCTTCCGCATGCGCCACTGCCAACGCCGCCAGCAGCGGGATCGGCGACTTCCCCCTACCTGTGCCGGAACGGTTCTTCCCGGAAATCAAGAAGCCCGATTGA
- a CDS encoding lipocalin-like domain-containing protein yields MKRLLPTCLLLLLALTASAGDQPPPFTSEGYRVPQPGSQLEFPRAHGSHPDYKIEWWYLTGHLFTESGMRFGYQATFFRTALKKPSEQTVSEFGSSQLYLTHMALTDIEGGQFYFEERLSREGWDAWARTDRLDVRNGNWSLVAKTDDVSEMQLQASVDSDVRWRLSLQADKPLIRFGEDGTSRKGPDPEARSYYLSFTRLKTSGTVSIEGEEYKVTGLSWMDHEIASNQLDPDYVGWDWIAIQLNDGWEVKAYLLRERDGTPSFYSALIWIAPNGSTYYRTVSGFEWVKPSFWESPATQAQYPNSPQIKTTHPVTEKPVTLQFVPLLDDQELTLPGTTYWEGAGIVLDASGEEVGSAYLELVGYAGEIEGLR; encoded by the coding sequence ATGAAGCGCTTATTGCCCACTTGCTTGCTCCTGCTCCTGGCGCTGACCGCCAGCGCCGGGGATCAACCCCCGCCCTTTACCTCCGAGGGGTACCGCGTTCCACAACCCGGCTCACAACTGGAATTCCCGCGCGCCCATGGCAGCCATCCTGATTACAAGATTGAGTGGTGGTATCTGACGGGCCACCTGTTTACCGAATCCGGGATGCGCTTCGGGTACCAGGCGACCTTCTTCCGGACCGCACTAAAGAAGCCGTCCGAACAGACTGTTTCAGAGTTTGGATCAAGCCAGTTGTATCTCACCCACATGGCCCTGACAGATATTGAGGGCGGCCAATTTTATTTTGAGGAGCGCTTGTCCCGCGAGGGTTGGGATGCGTGGGCCAGAACAGATCGCCTGGATGTCCGGAACGGTAATTGGTCACTTGTCGCAAAAACCGATGACGTATCCGAAATGCAACTACAGGCCTCTGTTGATTCAGATGTCAGGTGGCGCTTGTCCCTGCAGGCAGACAAGCCGCTTATCCGGTTTGGAGAGGATGGCACATCGCGCAAGGGCCCGGACCCCGAGGCGCGCAGTTACTACCTCTCCTTCACGCGGCTGAAAACAAGCGGGACTGTCTCCATTGAAGGGGAAGAGTACAAGGTGACAGGCCTCTCATGGATGGATCATGAAATTGCCTCAAACCAGCTCGACCCGGATTATGTCGGCTGGGATTGGATTGCCATCCAGCTGAATGACGGATGGGAAGTGAAGGCCTACCTGCTCCGCGAACGGGACGGCACCCCCTCATTCTACTCAGCGCTTATCTGGATCGCTCCAAATGGCAGCACGTATTACCGGACGGTATCCGGTTTTGAGTGGGTGAAACCATCTTTCTGGGAAAGTCCCGCTACCCAGGCACAATATCCCAACTCCCCACAAATCAAGACAACTCATCCGGTGACGGAAAAGCCTGTCACCCTCCAATTTGTCCCGCTTCTTGATGATCAGGAGCTCACCCTTCCCGGAACAACCTACTGGGAAGGTGCTGGGATAGTGCTCGACGCATCCGGAGAGGAAGTCGGGTCAGCCTATCTCGAGCTTGTCGGCTACGCGGGCGAGATCGAGGGCCTGCGATAG
- a CDS encoding FtsX-like permease family protein — MPPRRFSPFRSLGPLPVLLFWRRFSLRHARDEWLQTLLLLLILGLGVGTFLSIRIANRAAVEGFQLFTNSLRGPSDLVIESPSGIPIEDLPEIRNRLGAIPVDLFPVVEQTLNFLPNDPANPDTVSSPVRLLGLDLVQVRALTSGGIGDNPEEFWSTIDDPQHLFITQTVANEWKVGVDDVIDLIVSGRRESFSIRGILPEYRDETPLPRNLAIVDMAALVKRLDLSLVDRVELLVPEGKFRKATIEQAGQRLTEAFGERWKISTPADRSAEGESMTAAFRLNLTVLSLIALLVGMYLIAQTLDATVSRRRREIATLRSLGISPRDIYRLWLSEAVLYGMAAAVVGLLMGTVMATLTVEAVTTTVRALYKDPVQTATGLNLTDVGLAFALGLIGSLVAAWLPARDAASTPPAQFLRMGKRIPPFPIFQHPWIGMAAIIIGGMLIFLPPWEMRPGSTIPVAGYTTAFLWLVGGTLVTAGALKGIGRLLHWLARDNASARLAGSRLRQPTSRHQLALSGFFVAIGMAAAMAFLINSFEHTVTRWLEQRLRADLFVSSIGFQGADSGQRMPGEILDQIAATEGVESLDRFRSVKVEFDGLTVNLGGARFSLLGNQQELLWINGPLPDSQRPPDADATGYANENFVNRSKATLGSVVTIKTPGGDKQIWIGGIHADYSSDNGLMLIDLPVLETWYRINEYDTASIFLKSGIDPARVQAKLREQYPGLAIRQNGELMEAALFIFNQTFAVTRALQLIGLVVAITGLVLSLLSLLRESGRELSLQKTLGMSRREIAATTAMEGLGIAITGLLAGIVLSLALGLVLVYVINRQSFGWTLQTAYPWTDILILSTNVIVLGFLISYATGWLYLRKWKQEAL; from the coding sequence ATGCCACCCCGTCGCTTCAGTCCATTTCGTTCATTGGGTCCCTTGCCGGTCCTCCTCTTCTGGCGACGCTTCAGCCTGCGGCATGCGCGCGATGAATGGCTGCAGACCCTGTTACTGCTCCTGATTCTCGGGCTCGGAGTCGGGACCTTTCTCTCAATCCGGATTGCCAACCGGGCCGCAGTCGAGGGCTTCCAGCTCTTCACAAATTCTCTTCGTGGTCCGAGCGACCTTGTAATTGAAAGCCCGAGCGGCATTCCAATTGAGGATTTGCCGGAAATCAGGAACCGGCTTGGAGCCATACCGGTCGACCTTTTCCCCGTGGTTGAGCAGACGCTCAATTTCCTCCCAAACGATCCCGCCAATCCGGACACCGTATCCAGTCCGGTACGACTCCTCGGGCTGGACCTTGTCCAGGTCCGTGCCCTGACAAGCGGCGGGATCGGTGATAATCCAGAGGAATTCTGGTCAACCATTGATGACCCACAGCACCTGTTCATTACGCAGACCGTGGCCAATGAATGGAAGGTCGGTGTTGATGATGTGATTGACCTCATTGTCAGCGGCAGGCGCGAAAGCTTTTCCATCCGCGGTATCCTTCCGGAATACCGCGACGAGACACCGCTTCCAAGAAACCTCGCCATCGTCGATATGGCTGCGCTCGTTAAGCGCCTCGACCTCTCGCTGGTCGACAGAGTCGAGCTGCTGGTTCCGGAAGGGAAATTCCGAAAAGCAACCATCGAACAAGCCGGGCAACGCCTCACGGAAGCCTTTGGGGAGCGGTGGAAAATCAGCACGCCGGCCGACCGCAGTGCCGAGGGCGAGTCCATGACCGCGGCCTTCCGATTGAACCTGACTGTGCTGTCCCTGATTGCCCTGCTCGTGGGCATGTATTTGATTGCCCAGACGCTCGACGCCACCGTGAGCCGTCGCCGCCGGGAAATTGCCACACTTCGCTCACTCGGCATCTCCCCGCGTGATATCTATCGCCTCTGGCTGTCCGAAGCGGTGCTGTATGGCATGGCCGCGGCCGTCGTCGGGCTCCTGATGGGCACTGTCATGGCCACCCTCACCGTGGAAGCCGTGACCACGACGGTCCGTGCCCTGTACAAGGATCCAGTCCAGACCGCCACTGGCCTCAACCTGACCGATGTTGGCCTGGCCTTTGCACTGGGACTGATTGGCAGCCTGGTCGCGGCATGGCTACCCGCTCGCGATGCCGCCTCCACCCCACCCGCCCAGTTCCTGCGCATGGGGAAGCGAATCCCGCCATTCCCGATATTCCAGCACCCGTGGATCGGTATGGCGGCCATCATCATCGGTGGCATGTTAATTTTCCTCCCGCCGTGGGAAATGCGACCGGGATCGACAATTCCCGTGGCTGGATACACCACCGCCTTCCTGTGGCTGGTGGGTGGGACACTGGTCACAGCTGGTGCCTTGAAGGGGATCGGGAGACTCCTCCACTGGCTGGCGCGGGATAACGCATCCGCCCGCCTTGCCGGTAGCCGCCTCAGGCAACCGACGAGTCGCCACCAGCTTGCCTTGTCGGGATTCTTTGTCGCCATCGGCATGGCCGCCGCCATGGCCTTCCTCATCAACAGTTTTGAACACACGGTCACGCGCTGGCTCGAGCAGCGCCTCCGGGCGGATCTGTTTGTCTCCAGCATCGGTTTCCAGGGGGCCGACTCCGGTCAGCGCATGCCCGGGGAAATCCTCGACCAAATCGCCGCCACCGAGGGAGTTGAAAGCTTGGACCGGTTCCGCTCGGTCAAAGTGGAGTTTGATGGCCTCACGGTTAACTTGGGCGGAGCACGTTTCAGCCTGCTTGGAAATCAGCAGGAATTGCTTTGGATAAATGGGCCCTTGCCCGATTCGCAGCGCCCGCCCGATGCCGATGCAACCGGCTACGCCAACGAGAATTTTGTCAACCGCAGCAAGGCAACGCTTGGGTCAGTCGTCACGATCAAGACTCCCGGGGGTGACAAGCAAATCTGGATTGGTGGCATCCATGCCGACTATTCGAGTGACAACGGGCTCATGCTCATCGATCTTCCCGTCTTGGAGACGTGGTATCGAATAAATGAATACGACACGGCATCCATCTTCCTTAAATCCGGCATCGACCCCGCCCGCGTCCAGGCGAAACTCCGGGAACAGTATCCCGGTCTCGCCATCCGCCAGAACGGGGAGCTCATGGAAGCAGCCTTGTTCATCTTCAACCAGACCTTTGCCGTGACCCGCGCCCTCCAGCTCATCGGACTGGTCGTGGCCATCACAGGGCTGGTCCTCAGCCTCCTGAGCCTCCTCCGGGAATCCGGCCGCGAACTTTCGCTCCAGAAGACCCTCGGCATGAGCCGTCGGGAAATTGCTGCGACCACCGCCATGGAGGGCCTCGGCATCGCCATTACCGGGTTGCTTGCCGGGATCGTGCTCAGCCTGGCCCTCGGGCTGGTCCTCGTCTACGTCATCAATCGCCAATCCTTCGGCTGGACACTCCAAACGGCTTATCCCTGGACCGACATCCTTATCCTTTCGACCAATGTCATCGTGTTGGGATTTTTAATCTCCTATGCCACCGGCTGGCTGTATTTAAGGAAATGGAAACAGGAGGCATTGTAA
- a CDS encoding ABC transporter ATP-binding protein — MSAGKADGSPLLSIEKVDKSYGKQRVLDCVSLCIERAERVAIMGPSGSGKSTLLNCLAGLEVPDSGKISFLGRELSELGEAEVTRLRRESLTSIFQFFHLLPTLSARENVEFPLLLRKDPKKERDAKVEALLEEVGLVHRAEASPSELSGGEMQRLAIARALITEPALILADEPTGSLDSKNSDRILALLQQLTERHQTGLLMVTHDADASGICTRVLQMHDGQLKENDL; from the coding sequence ATGTCAGCAGGGAAAGCAGACGGGAGCCCGCTCCTGAGCATTGAGAAGGTCGATAAGTCCTATGGTAAGCAGCGCGTACTGGACTGCGTCAGCCTGTGTATTGAACGGGCTGAGCGGGTGGCGATCATGGGACCGTCAGGGTCAGGCAAGTCGACTCTCCTGAACTGCCTGGCGGGGCTGGAAGTCCCGGACAGCGGGAAAATCTCCTTTCTCGGCCGGGAGCTTTCCGAGCTGGGGGAGGCCGAGGTGACGCGCCTGCGCCGTGAGTCACTGACCTCGATTTTCCAGTTTTTCCATCTCTTGCCAACCCTGAGTGCGCGCGAGAACGTGGAGTTTCCCCTGCTCCTGCGAAAGGACCCGAAGAAGGAACGGGATGCCAAGGTGGAAGCGCTGCTTGAGGAGGTCGGGCTGGTCCATCGGGCGGAGGCCAGTCCCTCGGAACTCAGCGGCGGGGAAATGCAGCGGCTGGCCATTGCCCGGGCCCTGATCACCGAGCCGGCCCTGATCCTTGCCGACGAACCGACCGGCAGTCTCGATTCAAAGAACAGCGACCGTATCCTCGCCCTGTTGCAACAGCTCACTGAGCGCCACCAGACGGGCCTCTTGATGGTCACTCATGATGCGGACGCCTCGGGGATCTGCACACGGGTCCTGCAGATGCACGATGGCCAGCTGAAGGAAAACGATCTCTAG
- a CDS encoding DUF5069 domain-containing protein, which translates to MNEEFPVGGYAKTERLVYFARMCSKARLMQRGVLPEAYHAYIGTGFDGRCCRLLKVEYSDIKRLVSEGKSDDEILEWCYANGYRPTDEEVFIWNAFMQKRGWNDDDTPYLQAEKESIGLGDCDEIQTLFDLYEIEEGHRPRPG; encoded by the coding sequence ATGAACGAGGAATTCCCAGTAGGTGGTTATGCGAAAACGGAACGATTGGTCTATTTTGCTCGGATGTGCAGCAAGGCGCGGCTGATGCAGCGGGGCGTGCTTCCGGAAGCCTATCATGCGTATATCGGGACGGGCTTTGACGGGCGCTGTTGTCGTCTGCTGAAAGTTGAGTACAGCGATATCAAGCGGTTGGTATCGGAGGGCAAGTCAGATGACGAGATCCTTGAGTGGTGCTACGCGAACGGGTATCGCCCGACTGATGAGGAAGTCTTCATCTGGAACGCTTTCATGCAGAAGCGCGGATGGAACGATGATGACACGCCCTATTTGCAGGCGGAGAAGGAGAGCATTGGTCTGGGCGATTGTGACGAGATCCAGACCTTGTTTGATTTGTACGAAATCGAGGAGGGCCACCGTCCCCGACCCGGATGA
- a CDS encoding DoxX family protein, translating into MNSINIILQVIIALGILNVWFLRFNTASEWRGGKAKNMREEFDAYGLPEAVMYIVGFLKVLCAVLLLVGIWAPAFVTPAAGILAVLMLGAIVMHFKIGDPPKKSLPAGTVLLLCLVLAIL; encoded by the coding sequence ATGAACAGTATCAACATCATCCTACAAGTCATCATCGCCCTTGGGATCCTCAATGTCTGGTTCCTGCGCTTCAACACCGCTTCCGAATGGCGCGGCGGTAAGGCAAAAAACATGAGAGAAGAATTTGATGCCTACGGCTTGCCGGAAGCGGTCATGTACATTGTTGGATTCCTGAAAGTCTTGTGCGCAGTCCTGCTTCTTGTTGGAATCTGGGCACCGGCATTTGTCACTCCGGCCGCGGGAATCCTCGCCGTCCTAATGTTGGGCGCAATAGTCATGCATTTCAAAATCGGTGACCCGCCGAAAAAGTCCCTCCCCGCAGGTACGGTCCTCCTGCTCTGCCTGGTTCTGGCAATTCTATAA
- a CDS encoding DoxX family protein, which translates to MTILNLLITFSGVSFLFYGISCLVTPYMKNEFARYGLADHRVVTGLLEIAGAAGLFLGLLFPIIGTLASGGLSLLMLLGFLVRLKIKDGFIRSFPALLYMALNLYILISFLNME; encoded by the coding sequence ATGACGATTCTCAACCTACTCATTACCTTCTCCGGAGTCTCATTCCTTTTTTACGGGATTAGCTGCTTAGTCACACCGTACATGAAAAATGAATTTGCGCGGTATGGACTGGCTGACCACCGTGTCGTCACGGGCTTGCTTGAAATCGCCGGGGCTGCCGGGCTTTTTCTTGGACTTCTGTTTCCAATCATAGGGACACTGGCCTCTGGAGGGCTCAGCCTGCTCATGCTACTCGGCTTTCTCGTCCGTCTTAAAATCAAGGACGGCTTTATCCGCTCTTTCCCGGCACTCCTTTACATGGCCCTCAACCTCTACATTCTCATCTCCTTCTTGAATATGGAGTGA
- a CDS encoding NAD-dependent epimerase/dehydratase family protein, which translates to MVTGATGYVAGWIVRRLLDEGFHVHAAVRDPDNHVKVEPLRELALQRPGTITFFRADLLEEGSYSEAMEGCGTVFHTASPFLLHFRDPQKELIEPALRGTRNVLQSVDATPSVQRVVITSSCAAIYGDNADIAEAKGDQFSEDDWNTTSSLDHKPYSYSKTLAEQAAWEMCRAQDRWDLVTINPSLVLGPGVGQHGSSGSFELIGNIGSGKLRTGVPSYPFGAVDVREVAEAHLRAGTDFSVAGGRYILSGHNTDLPEIVSILKNHFGKAHPFPCCTLPKWLTWLVAPMVDKSMTRRLVSRNVGVPAGFNNRKSREQLGIEYRPLEESVVEMFEQMKELLDY; encoded by the coding sequence ATGGTAACCGGGGCAACCGGATATGTGGCTGGATGGATCGTGCGCAGGCTTCTCGATGAAGGCTTTCATGTTCATGCGGCCGTGCGGGATCCGGATAATCATGTGAAAGTGGAGCCTTTGAGGGAGCTTGCCTTGCAAAGACCGGGAACAATCACCTTTTTCCGTGCTGATCTGCTTGAGGAAGGATCGTACTCTGAGGCAATGGAAGGATGTGGAACGGTCTTCCATACTGCCTCGCCATTCCTCCTGCATTTCCGTGATCCACAAAAGGAACTCATTGAGCCTGCCCTGCGTGGGACACGAAACGTCCTCCAGTCGGTCGATGCCACGCCATCAGTCCAACGGGTCGTCATCACAAGCAGCTGTGCGGCCATTTACGGGGACAATGCCGACATCGCAGAAGCGAAGGGCGATCAGTTCAGTGAGGACGACTGGAACACGACTTCCTCCCTTGATCACAAGCCGTATTCCTATTCAAAGACACTCGCTGAGCAGGCCGCATGGGAAATGTGCCGGGCTCAGGACCGCTGGGACCTTGTGACCATCAATCCCTCCCTCGTCCTTGGCCCGGGGGTTGGGCAACATGGCTCTTCCGGGTCGTTTGAATTGATTGGCAATATTGGTAGTGGAAAACTCAGGACAGGCGTCCCTTCCTATCCGTTTGGAGCGGTTGATGTACGAGAGGTAGCCGAGGCCCATTTACGAGCAGGAACCGATTTTTCCGTAGCGGGTGGTCGCTACATCCTGAGCGGGCACAATACCGATTTGCCGGAAATTGTCTCCATCCTGAAAAACCACTTCGGCAAGGCTCATCCATTCCCCTGCTGTACTTTGCCAAAATGGCTGACCTGGCTGGTCGCCCCGATGGTCGACAAGTCAATGACGCGCCGGCTGGTTTCACGGAACGTCGGGGTCCCTGCCGGATTCAATAACCGCAAGAGCCGTGAGCAGCTGGGGATCGAATACCGGCCGTTGGAGGAATCGGTGGTCGAAATGTTTGAGCAGATGAAAGAACTTCTAGACTACTGA